One Synechococcus sp. MU1617 genomic region harbors:
- the lpxA gene encoding acyl-ACP--UDP-N-acetylglucosamine O-acyltransferase, with translation MSQQTASQQIHPMAVVDPKAELAAGVVIGPGAVVGPEVVIGENTWIGPHAVLDGRLTLGRDNKVFPGACLGLPPQDLKYRGANTEVLIGDGNTLRECVTINRATEEGEVTRIGNGNLLMAYCHLGHNCDLGNNIVMSNAIQVAGHVVIEDRAVIGGCLGIHQFVHIGGMAMVGGMTRVDRDVPPYCLVEGHPGRVRGLNRVGLRRSGLSANHDGAELKQLQEVWTLMYRSDLVIADALQRARSQPLLPAAEHFCRFLEASTAQDRRGPMPVQGR, from the coding sequence ATGTCGCAGCAAACGGCGTCACAGCAGATTCACCCCATGGCGGTGGTGGACCCAAAGGCCGAGCTGGCTGCCGGCGTGGTGATCGGCCCTGGTGCGGTGGTCGGCCCCGAGGTGGTGATCGGAGAGAACACCTGGATCGGTCCCCATGCCGTTTTGGACGGACGGCTGACTCTTGGTCGTGACAACAAGGTGTTCCCGGGTGCTTGCCTGGGTCTTCCGCCGCAGGATCTCAAGTACCGCGGTGCCAACACCGAGGTGTTGATCGGTGATGGAAACACGCTGCGGGAATGCGTGACGATCAATCGTGCTACCGAAGAGGGTGAGGTGACCCGCATCGGCAACGGCAACCTGCTGATGGCCTATTGCCATCTGGGGCACAACTGCGATTTGGGCAACAACATCGTGATGTCCAATGCCATTCAGGTGGCGGGCCACGTGGTGATCGAAGACCGTGCGGTGATTGGTGGCTGTTTGGGAATTCACCAGTTCGTTCACATCGGCGGGATGGCGATGGTGGGCGGCATGACCCGCGTCGACCGAGATGTTCCCCCCTATTGCCTGGTGGAAGGCCATCCGGGCCGGGTGCGGGGTCTGAACCGTGTGGGGCTGCGGCGCAGTGGCCTGTCTGCCAATCACGATGGCGCTGAACTCAAGCAACTTCAGGAGGTCTGGACCCTGATGTATCGCTCTGACCTGGTGATTGCCGACGCGCTTCAGCGGGCCCGCAGCCAGCCGTTGCTGCCGGCGGCTGAACACTTTTGCCGGTTCCTTGAAGCCTCCACTGCGCAGGACCGACGTGGGCCGATGCCTGTGCAGGGGCGCTGA
- the fabZ gene encoding 3-hydroxyacyl-ACP dehydratase FabZ: protein MTESTTPDVVLTSEQIAGLLPHRYPFALVDRVIAHEPGVSATAIKNVTMNEPQFQGHFPERPLMPGVLIVEAMAQVGGLIVTQMPDLPKGLFVFAGIDGVRFRRPVVPGDQLVIRCELLSLKRKRFGKVKAEATVDGDLACSGELMFSLVD, encoded by the coding sequence GTGACTGAATCCACCACCCCAGATGTCGTGCTCACCAGCGAGCAGATCGCCGGTTTGCTCCCGCACCGTTACCCCTTCGCTCTGGTGGATCGGGTCATCGCCCATGAGCCCGGGGTTTCGGCCACGGCAATCAAGAACGTGACCATGAACGAGCCCCAGTTCCAGGGGCATTTCCCCGAGCGTCCGCTGATGCCAGGGGTGCTGATTGTCGAGGCGATGGCGCAGGTAGGTGGTCTGATCGTGACCCAGATGCCCGATCTGCCGAAGGGACTGTTCGTTTTTGCTGGCATTGACGGGGTACGCTTCCGGCGCCCTGTGGTTCCTGGAGATCAGCTGGTGATCCGCTGTGAACTGCTCAGCCTCAAGCGCAAACGCTTCGGCAAGGTCAAGGCTGAGGCCACAGTGGACGGCGATTTGGCCTGTTCCGGTGAATTGATGTTCTCCCTGGTGGACTGA